A section of the Acidobacteriota bacterium genome encodes:
- a CDS encoding TonB-dependent receptor — protein sequence MQRSKIPLLVFSLVLAFTLLSANTFAQAVYGSIIGTVTDQKGDAVSGATVTVTDLTKNITTVVKTNDDGNYTVTHLIPGRYSVKVENQGYKTATQEVEVRADVASRTDIAMEVGAVTEQVNISADTQQISLKTDRADVATTFDQRQLTELPILDRNFTKFLLLTPGTQQLGWQHASSENPQGSVQIMVNGQHFSGTSFQLDGTDNQDPILGIIVINPTLEGTVESKITTQNYDAEFGLAIAGVVTAQTKSGSNDLHGSLFEFRRNDVTSARNPFSQFADNPLTGKAIPDTLWNQFGGSAGWRILKDKNFIFGDYQGTRRKNGGSKLTTVPTARARTGDLSEYGRNIYDPTTGSAIGTGRSQFANARIPANRLSPQAIALLNLLPLPNAPGIQNNYSASGTESFNSDQFNIRNDHYWSDTLHLFGRYSYAQFKKTAPGAFGEALGGEAFDNIFFAGTSDVRNQSVAFGFDKTFSTNRITDFRFGFFRYRVNVLPGGVGTSPASDLGIPGLNVDDFFTSGLPDFGIRGLGGFKIGYSLDVNQCNCPLDQQEQQFQFVNNWSFINGNHTYKTGGDIRYAMNLRVPSDAHRAGQLRFEPGRTSNFNANGTVQDEGLGIATFLLGDVSNFQRYVGRTTTAAERQRRWFFYGQDTWRKSQKLTLNYGLRWELIFPERVKENGDGSLLNLETGELFVGGIGEVNKHFNVDPTYKALAPRLGIAYQWTEKTVIRAGYGRSFDIGVFGSLFGHTVTQNLPVLSAQDLSTSGFNRVFTLASGPPAPVFVDVPSNGKIPLPNGVFARARPFTQTLPTVDAWNVTVQHQLKQNTSVEVGYVGNKGTHVFAGNGPAFNINQPVSDLNQPDADRRKPFFNKFGWTQGIDFFCNCADNRYNALQTKFETRFSGLSILAHYTLAAARFNDSDYFIHDRSVGRGPTDEDRTHLFFFSNVWDLPIGRGKALLGNASKAMDLIFGGWQINTVSTWSSGLPFTPSVTGANCSVNSGPCRPDLVGDPDGDRTQFNWFAVGIGSGTPWAKAATGQFGNVGRNTLRGPRFFNTDASLFKKFQISETKKLEFRIESFNVFNHVNLGQPDTCVDCGPTSNAGRITGLAAGAQMRQFQFGLRFTY from the coding sequence ATGCAAAGAAGCAAAATACCGCTGCTGGTATTCAGTCTGGTGTTAGCTTTCACCTTGTTATCTGCAAACACATTCGCACAGGCTGTTTACGGAAGCATTATCGGAACAGTGACCGACCAGAAAGGCGATGCCGTTTCAGGCGCAACGGTTACGGTTACCGATTTAACGAAAAATATTACGACCGTCGTAAAAACCAATGACGATGGCAACTACACAGTCACACACTTAATCCCCGGTCGCTACAGCGTCAAAGTTGAAAATCAGGGATATAAAACCGCGACGCAAGAGGTGGAGGTGCGCGCAGACGTCGCCTCGCGCACGGATATTGCAATGGAAGTCGGCGCAGTAACCGAGCAGGTGAACATCTCTGCCGATACGCAACAGATTTCCTTGAAGACCGACCGCGCCGATGTCGCCACAACTTTTGATCAACGGCAACTCACGGAATTGCCGATTCTGGATCGCAACTTCACCAAGTTTTTGCTGCTTACGCCCGGCACCCAACAACTCGGCTGGCAGCATGCATCAAGCGAAAATCCGCAAGGCTCGGTGCAGATTATGGTCAACGGGCAGCATTTCAGCGGAACTTCGTTTCAGTTGGATGGCACAGACAATCAAGACCCGATTTTAGGAATTATCGTCATCAACCCGACGTTGGAAGGCACGGTTGAATCCAAGATTACCACGCAGAATTATGATGCTGAATTCGGTCTGGCAATCGCTGGCGTAGTCACCGCGCAGACCAAATCGGGAAGCAACGACTTGCACGGCAGTTTGTTCGAGTTTCGTCGCAATGACGTCACCAGCGCCCGCAATCCCTTTTCGCAATTTGCCGACAACCCGCTAACCGGCAAAGCGATTCCCGATACCTTGTGGAATCAATTTGGCGGGTCTGCGGGTTGGCGAATCCTCAAAGATAAAAATTTCATCTTTGGCGATTATCAGGGAACCCGCCGTAAAAACGGGGGGTCAAAGTTGACCACCGTACCCACTGCCAGAGCGCGAACCGGTGATTTGAGCGAGTATGGCAGAAATATTTACGACCCGACAACCGGTTCAGCTATCGGTACGGGACGCAGTCAATTTGCCAATGCGCGTATACCTGCAAATCGCTTGTCACCGCAAGCCATCGCGTTACTCAATCTGCTGCCATTGCCTAACGCGCCGGGCATTCAGAACAACTATTCAGCGTCCGGCACGGAATCGTTCAATAGCGACCAGTTCAATATTCGCAATGACCATTATTGGAGCGATACGCTGCATCTGTTTGGGCGTTACAGCTACGCGCAGTTTAAAAAGACGGCACCGGGCGCTTTTGGCGAAGCGCTGGGCGGCGAAGCATTCGACAATATCTTTTTTGCAGGCACCTCGGATGTTCGCAATCAATCGGTGGCTTTCGGGTTTGACAAAACTTTCTCGACCAACAGAATTACCGATTTTCGGTTTGGTTTCTTCCGCTATCGGGTGAATGTTTTGCCGGGTGGCGTGGGCACCAGTCCGGCATCCGATTTGGGAATTCCGGGACTCAATGTGGATGATTTCTTCACTTCGGGTTTGCCTGATTTTGGGATTCGCGGACTCGGCGGTTTCAAAATCGGTTATTCGCTGGATGTGAATCAATGCAATTGCCCGCTCGATCAGCAAGAACAACAATTCCAATTTGTCAACAACTGGAGTTTCATCAACGGCAATCACACCTATAAAACCGGTGGCGATATTCGCTATGCGATGAACTTGCGTGTGCCATCGGATGCGCATCGCGCCGGACAACTGCGGTTTGAACCGGGGCGCACGTCTAATTTCAACGCCAATGGTACAGTGCAGGATGAAGGGCTTGGCATCGCCACATTCTTACTTGGTGATGTGAGCAACTTCCAACGCTATGTCGGAAGAACCACGACCGCCGCCGAACGCCAACGCCGTTGGTTCTTCTATGGGCAAGACACCTGGCGCAAGAGTCAAAAACTCACCCTCAATTACGGGCTGCGTTGGGAACTGATTTTCCCCGAAAGAGTAAAAGAAAACGGCGATGGCAGTTTGTTAAACCTTGAAACCGGCGAATTGTTTGTCGGCGGCATTGGTGAGGTCAATAAACATTTCAATGTTGACCCGACCTATAAAGCCCTTGCGCCGCGTTTAGGCATCGCTTATCAATGGACGGAAAAAACGGTCATTCGCGCAGGTTACGGCAGAAGCTTTGACATCGGCGTGTTCGGCTCATTGTTCGGACATACGGTAACGCAAAACCTGCCGGTGCTTTCAGCGCAAGACCTCTCGACTTCCGGTTTCAATCGTGTATTCACCCTGGCATCAGGACCTCCGGCGCCGGTCTTTGTTGATGTGCCGTCAAACGGCAAGATTCCCTTGCCCAATGGGGTATTCGCCAGAGCCAGACCTTTCACGCAAACTTTGCCTACGGTTGATGCCTGGAACGTCACGGTTCAGCATCAACTCAAGCAAAACACTTCGGTGGAAGTCGGCTATGTCGGCAACAAAGGCACGCATGTATTTGCAGGAAACGGGCCGGCATTTAACATCAACCAACCGGTCAGCGATCTGAATCAGCCGGATGCAGACAGACGCAAACCGTTCTTCAATAAGTTCGGCTGGACACAGGGAATCGATTTCTTCTGTAACTGCGCAGACAATCGTTACAACGCCTTGCAGACGAAGTTTGAAACCCGTTTTTCGGGGCTGAGCATTCTGGCGCATTACACGCTCGCCGCGGCTCGATTCAACGACTCCGATTATTTCATCCATGACCGGTCAGTTGGACGCGGCCCGACGGATGAAGACCGCACGCATCTGTTCTTCTTCTCAAACGTGTGGGATTTGCCAATCGGACGCGGAAAAGCCCTATTGGGTAACGCCTCCAAAGCGATGGATTTAATCTTCGGCGGCTGGCAAATCAATACGGTGTCCACCTGGTCGAGCGGCTTACCGTTTACGCCTTCGGTGACAGGCGCAAACTGTTCGGTCAACTCCGGTCCCTGCCGGCCTGATCTGGTTGGTGACCCGGATGGCGACAGAACGCAATTTAATTGGTTTGCGGTAGGCATTGGGTCGGGAACTCCCTGGGCGAAAGCTGCCACTGGGCAATTTGGAAATGTCGGTCGCAACACCTTGCGCGGGCCGCGCTTCTTTAACACTGATGCTTCACTGTTCAAGAAATTCCAGATTTCCGAAACCAAAAAATTGGAGTTCCGCATCGAGTCGTTCAACGTGTTCAACCACGTCAATCTTGGGCAACCGGATACCTGCGTAGATTGCGGACCAACCAGCAATGCAGGTCGCATCACTGGATTGGCTGCCGGCGCGCAAATGCGGCAGTTCCAGTTCGGGCTGCGCTTCACCTATTAA
- a CDS encoding sugar ABC transporter permease — translation MNARKDTLTAYLFIAPALSLLAVFVIYPVLQLFWVSFHDWNILKDEMTFNGTKNFSEILSESDFWKALFNTFYYVAITVPVGMAVSLGLALLLNDRIKGVGLFRTAVFTPVVTSTVAAGVIFVWLLNYEQGVVNSFLQTIGIGKINWLQSERWAMPAVVLMTIWKQAGYNMVLFLAGLQGIPDAYYEAASIDGAKRGWQTFRYVTWPLLKPTTFFVLVISVIFAFRSFEQMYVMTRGGPVGSTMTLVYYIFDKAFKFGNMGQAAAVSVLMVIIVLLLTWLQFRLQGAGDVASSD, via the coding sequence ATGAATGCAAGAAAAGACACCTTAACGGCTTATCTTTTTATCGCCCCGGCGCTGAGTTTACTGGCGGTTTTCGTGATTTATCCGGTGCTGCAACTCTTCTGGGTAAGTTTTCATGACTGGAATATCCTGAAAGATGAAATGACCTTTAACGGCACGAAAAACTTCAGCGAGATTTTATCGGAGAGCGATTTTTGGAAAGCTCTATTCAACACTTTCTACTATGTCGCCATCACCGTGCCGGTGGGAATGGCGGTATCGCTTGGTTTGGCGCTTTTGTTGAATGACAGGATTAAAGGCGTCGGTCTGTTTCGCACTGCGGTATTTACGCCGGTGGTGACTTCAACGGTTGCTGCCGGGGTCATTTTTGTGTGGTTGTTGAATTACGAACAGGGCGTCGTCAATTCTTTTTTACAGACAATCGGCATCGGCAAAATCAACTGGTTACAAAGCGAACGATGGGCGATGCCGGCGGTGGTTTTAATGACCATCTGGAAACAGGCGGGATACAACATGGTACTGTTTCTTGCAGGGCTTCAAGGCATTCCCGATGCCTATTACGAAGCGGCTTCGATAGATGGAGCCAAGCGCGGCTGGCAAACGTTTCGCTATGTCACCTGGCCATTGTTAAAACCGACGACCTTTTTTGTTTTGGTCATCTCGGTCATTTTTGCTTTCCGAAGTTTTGAACAGATGTATGTGATGACGCGAGGCGGGCCGGTGGGTTCGACGATGACCCTGGTTTATTACATCTTCGACAAAGCCTTCAAGTTCGGCAATATGGGACAAGCCGCAGCGGTGTCGGTTTTAATGGTCATCATCGTTTTGCTGCTCACCTGGTTGCAATTCCGTCTGCAAGGCGCAGGCGACGTAGCGAGCAGCGATTAA
- a CDS encoding ABC transporter substrate-binding protein, translating into MNQKLFFKVKFKLVATIALLAIAFFNLHCSTVTGNAKPMTVTFWHGMESGINNRVLQAKIDEFNATHADIFIDAQVYGAADQLGPKLDAAVAGKTPPDLLWWAPAFFPKYAEAGALRSLDDLIGEDRDFNKNEVYDFLWQAGIYQGKIYTAPFSANNLAIYYNKKMFADAGINKLPQTWEEFKTVAQLLTDENTHGLLIPIGSSEWTVWTWQCFLWQAGGELLTADHRAAFNSPAGVEALDYWRAFMKDGSGVFSETDAGYKTDDFLSGRVAMMINGPWNYSSLKTQTAVDIGVLPLPRNARAATNIGGEALFLFKSTPQKERAAWEFMKFIMSADFQTDWAINTGYLPVSKSAAQSIAFQEFLQANPFMKTYNEQMPTGKTRPSIAAYPALSATLGKYLEAALYDKYSSQEALDKAAEEVNRLLK; encoded by the coding sequence ATGAACCAAAAATTATTTTTCAAAGTGAAATTTAAACTGGTCGCGACGATAGCGTTATTGGCTATCGCATTTTTTAATTTGCATTGTTCAACGGTCACCGGAAACGCCAAACCGATGACGGTGACCTTTTGGCACGGCATGGAATCGGGAATCAACAACCGGGTTCTGCAAGCCAAAATTGATGAATTTAATGCAACCCATGCGGATATTTTTATTGACGCGCAGGTGTATGGCGCAGCCGACCAACTCGGTCCCAAACTTGATGCAGCGGTTGCCGGAAAGACGCCGCCGGATTTGTTGTGGTGGGCACCGGCGTTTTTTCCGAAATATGCCGAAGCCGGCGCGCTTCGCTCCCTCGACGATTTGATCGGTGAAGATCGGGATTTCAATAAAAACGAGGTCTATGATTTTCTCTGGCAAGCAGGCATCTATCAGGGAAAAATTTATACCGCGCCGTTTTCCGCAAATAATCTTGCCATCTACTACAACAAAAAAATGTTTGCCGATGCGGGCATCAACAAACTGCCGCAGACCTGGGAGGAATTTAAAACCGTCGCCCAATTATTAACCGATGAAAACACCCACGGCTTGCTGATTCCGATTGGCAGTTCGGAATGGACGGTGTGGACCTGGCAATGCTTTTTATGGCAAGCGGGCGGCGAATTATTAACCGCCGATCATCGCGCCGCATTTAATAGTCCGGCGGGGGTTGAGGCGCTCGATTACTGGCGGGCTTTTATGAAAGACGGCAGCGGCGTGTTTTCGGAAACCGATGCCGGATATAAAACCGATGATTTTCTATCGGGTCGCGTCGCCATGATGATTAACGGCCCGTGGAATTATTCTTCGTTGAAAACGCAAACGGCTGTCGATATTGGCGTTTTACCTTTACCGCGAAACGCCCGCGCCGCTACCAATATTGGCGGCGAAGCGCTTTTTTTATTCAAATCGACTCCGCAAAAAGAGCGTGCCGCATGGGAATTTATGAAATTCATCATGAGCGCCGATTTTCAAACCGACTGGGCAATCAACACAGGTTATTTGCCGGTGTCGAAATCAGCGGCACAGAGCATTGCGTTTCAGGAATTTTTACAAGCCAACCCCTTTATGAAAACTTATAACGAGCAGATGCCGACCGGAAAGACGCGCCCTTCGATTGCCGCCTATCCTGCCCTCTCGGCGACACTGGGCAAGTATCTGGAAGCGGCTTTGTATGACAAATATTCTTCACAGGAAGCACTCGATAAAGCGGCTGAAGAAGTCAATCGCCTGTTGAAATGA
- a CDS encoding carbohydrate kinase, with the protein MSFTDSSLTNKDPKLFVGIGELLWDQLPNGKKLGGAPANFAYHAAQLGNLGIIASRIGVDLNGKEALAGLQENDLDTQYIQIDKLHPTGTVDVEVDACGQPNFIINSNVAWDFLEFTAQWQALAAQADVICFGTLAQRSAVSKDSISEFLKASKNAALKIFDVNLRKPFYTFEVIEEALNLANLLKVNEQEFHYLANLFAVDGGDELAIAKRLLDRHNLKMVCVTKGASGSLLVTENNFYLHHGLSVTVRDAVGAGDAFTAAMAHHYLRGSSLEKISKAANRLGSWVATQAGATPRFSLDVLQEII; encoded by the coding sequence TTGAGCTTTACAGATTCAAGCCTGACGAATAAAGACCCAAAGTTATTTGTGGGAATTGGTGAATTGCTTTGGGATCAATTACCGAACGGGAAAAAACTGGGCGGTGCGCCGGCGAATTTCGCTTACCACGCAGCCCAACTCGGCAATCTTGGCATCATCGCAAGTCGGATTGGCGTGGATTTAAACGGTAAAGAAGCGCTCGCCGGGTTGCAGGAAAATGACCTCGATACGCAATACATTCAAATCGATAAACTGCATCCGACCGGAACGGTTGATGTTGAGGTCGATGCCTGCGGTCAGCCAAATTTTATCATCAACTCAAATGTCGCCTGGGATTTTTTGGAATTTACCGCACAATGGCAAGCCCTTGCAGCGCAAGCCGATGTCATCTGTTTTGGCACGCTGGCGCAACGAAGCGCCGTTTCAAAAGACTCGATAAGCGAATTTCTCAAGGCTTCAAAAAACGCCGCATTGAAAATTTTTGATGTGAATTTGCGCAAACCTTTTTACACCTTTGAAGTCATTGAAGAGGCGTTGAATCTGGCAAATCTTTTAAAGGTGAATGAGCAGGAATTTCACTATCTCGCAAATTTGTTTGCCGTTGATGGCGGCGATGAGTTAGCCATCGCCAAACGCTTGCTTGACAGGCATAACCTCAAAATGGTTTGCGTGACCAAGGGGGCAAGCGGAAGTTTGCTGGTAACCGAAAATAATTTTTATCTGCATCACGGCTTATCCGTAACCGTGCGCGATGCGGTAGGCGCAGGGGATGCTTTTACAGCGGCGATGGCGCACCATTACCTGCGCGGCAGCAGTCTCGAAAAAATCAGTAAGGCAGCCAATCGTCTGGGTTCCTGGGTGGCGACTCAGGCAGGCGCAACGCCGCGATTCAGTCTGGATGTTTTACAGGAAATCATCTGA
- the ugpC gene encoding sn-glycerol-3-phosphate ABC transporter ATP-binding protein UgpC — protein sequence MADVSLKNISKRYAGEVRAVANVNLEIADGEFIILVGPSGCGKSTLLRMVAGLEEISEGELYIGGKLVNDLAAKDRDIAMVFQNYALYPHMTVYENMAFGLKMRKYPKAEIDKRVRQAADILDLTQYLERKPKALSGGQRQRVAVGRAIVRQPRLFLFDEPLSNLDAKLRVAMRSELIKLHKRLKATMIYVTHDQLEAMSMGDRLMVLKDGVVQQIGAPLEVYNHPANTFVAGFIGSPAMNLLSGKIVLGNGGLKFDTGSLQLDVNQVKPELANRQVTMGIRPEWININHPSAVSKFTAKVEVLERMGSDTFATLSANGHELIARFDPTIAINPDETRELSIDLTRARFFDADSGLAI from the coding sequence ATGGCTGATGTGTCGCTCAAAAATATCTCGAAACGCTATGCGGGTGAAGTTCGCGCCGTAGCGAATGTCAATCTCGAAATCGCCGACGGTGAATTTATTATTCTGGTCGGACCCTCGGGCTGCGGGAAATCCACCTTGCTCAGAATGGTCGCCGGGTTGGAAGAAATTTCCGAAGGCGAACTTTATATCGGCGGCAAACTGGTGAATGACCTGGCGGCAAAAGACCGCGACATTGCCATGGTTTTTCAAAATTATGCGCTTTATCCGCACATGACGGTTTATGAAAATATGGCTTTTGGCTTAAAGATGCGAAAGTATCCAAAAGCTGAAATTGATAAACGGGTGCGCCAAGCCGCAGACATTTTGGATTTGACCCAATACCTTGAGCGCAAACCCAAAGCCTTATCGGGCGGACAACGCCAGCGCGTCGCCGTCGGTCGCGCTATCGTTCGCCAGCCCAGACTTTTTTTATTTGACGAACCGCTGAGTAACCTTGATGCGAAATTGCGTGTGGCGATGCGCTCGGAGTTAATCAAACTCCATAAACGCCTGAAAGCTACTATGATTTATGTGACCCATGATCAACTGGAAGCGATGAGCATGGGTGACCGGTTAATGGTTTTAAAAGACGGTGTGGTTCAACAGATCGGCGCGCCGCTTGAAGTTTATAATCACCCTGCAAATACTTTTGTTGCCGGATTCATCGGCAGCCCGGCAATGAATTTATTAAGCGGCAAAATCGTTCTCGGAAACGGTGGTTTGAAATTCGATACCGGCTCGCTGCAACTTGATGTCAATCAGGTGAAGCCTGAACTGGCTAACCGACAGGTCACTATGGGGATTCGCCCTGAGTGGATAAATATCAACCATCCTTCTGCGGTTTCAAAATTCACTGCAAAAGTTGAAGTGCTTGAACGCATGGGAAGCGATACGTTTGCGACGCTTTCGGCAAACGGACATGAGTTGATTGCCAGATTCGATCCGACAATCGCCATCAACCCGGACGAAACGCGAGAGCTTTCAATTGATTTAACCCGAGCGCGCTTTTTTGACGCCGATAGCGGGTTGGCGATTTGA